One stretch of Streptomyces sp. A2-16 DNA includes these proteins:
- the modB gene encoding molybdate ABC transporter permease subunit, with protein MTVPSPGRADAATETLRGGPWRRRVRTGGGGGRGVPLPLLVPALLGLAFLTVPLVALLVRAPWRSMPEQLTSADVWQALQLSLVCATAATAVSLVVGVPLAWLLARVEFRGRGLVRALVTLPLVLPPVVGGVALLMALGRNGIVGKWLDAWFGITLPFTTAGVVVAEAFVAMPFLVISVEGTLRAADPRYEEAATTLGASRFTAFRRVTLPLIAPGIAAGAVLAWARALGEFGATITFAGNFPGRTQTMPLAVYLALQSDPEAAIALSLVLLAVSVAVLAGLRDRWMTAG; from the coding sequence GTGACCGTTCCCTCCCCGGGCAGGGCCGATGCCGCGACCGAGACCCTCCGGGGCGGGCCGTGGCGCCGTCGCGTCCGAACGGGTGGGGGCGGCGGCCGTGGTGTGCCGCTGCCGCTGCTGGTGCCCGCGCTGCTCGGTCTGGCGTTCCTGACCGTGCCGCTGGTGGCACTTCTCGTACGGGCGCCCTGGCGGAGCATGCCCGAGCAGCTGACCAGCGCCGATGTGTGGCAGGCGCTTCAGCTGTCCCTGGTCTGCGCCACGGCCGCGACCGCGGTGAGCCTGGTCGTCGGGGTTCCGCTGGCCTGGCTGCTGGCCCGCGTCGAGTTCCGCGGCCGCGGGCTGGTTCGTGCCCTGGTCACCCTGCCGCTGGTCCTCCCCCCGGTCGTCGGCGGAGTCGCGCTGCTCATGGCGCTCGGGCGCAACGGGATCGTCGGCAAGTGGCTCGACGCCTGGTTCGGGATCACGCTCCCGTTCACCACGGCCGGGGTCGTGGTCGCCGAGGCGTTCGTCGCGATGCCGTTCCTCGTCATCAGCGTGGAGGGCACCCTGCGGGCCGCCGACCCGCGCTACGAGGAGGCGGCGACGACCCTGGGGGCCTCCCGCTTCACCGCGTTCCGCCGGGTCACGCTGCCGCTGATCGCACCGGGCATCGCGGCGGGCGCCGTCCTTGCCTGGGCGCGGGCGCTCGGCGAGTTCGGCGCGACGATCACTTTCGCCGGCAACTTCCCCGGCCGCACCCAGACCATGCCGCTCGCCGTCTACCTCGCCCTCCAGAGCGACCCGGAAGCGGCCATCGCCCTCAGCCTGGTCCTGCTGGCCGTGTCCGTGGCGGTGCTGGCGGGGTTGCGCGACCGCTGGATGACGGCGGGGTGA
- the modA gene encoding molybdate ABC transporter substrate-binding protein: MTRTARRNRRSLQVAGVGAVALLALSACSSSGSDSSSTTSGSSASGKLSGTVTVFAAASLKESFTTLGKQFEQAHPDTKITFSFGGSDSLAASITGGAPADVFASASPKTMKIVTDAGDASGTPATFVRNQLEIATLPGNPHRIASLKDLTGSDLKVVLCDKQVPCGAAAQKALDTSGLKLTPVSYEQDVKAALTKVELKEADAAVVYKTDVHAAGDKVEGVEFPESADAVNDYPITLLKNARNTGTAKAFIALVRSAEGQKVLTGAGFLKP; this comes from the coding sequence ATGACCCGTACCGCGCGTCGGAACCGCCGGAGCCTGCAGGTGGCCGGGGTCGGCGCCGTCGCGCTGCTGGCCCTCAGTGCCTGCTCGTCGTCCGGCTCGGACTCCTCGTCCACGACCTCGGGTTCCTCGGCGTCCGGCAAGCTCTCCGGAACGGTGACCGTCTTCGCCGCGGCCTCGCTCAAGGAGAGCTTCACGACGCTGGGCAAGCAGTTCGAGCAGGCCCACCCCGACACGAAGATCACCTTCAGCTTCGGCGGCAGCGACTCGCTGGCCGCGAGCATCACCGGCGGGGCCCCGGCGGACGTGTTCGCCTCGGCCAGCCCCAAGACGATGAAGATCGTCACGGATGCCGGGGACGCCTCCGGTACGCCCGCGACCTTCGTGCGCAACCAGCTGGAGATCGCCACCCTGCCCGGCAACCCGCACAGGATCGCGTCCCTGAAGGACCTGACCGGCTCGGACCTGAAGGTCGTCCTGTGCGACAAGCAGGTGCCCTGCGGCGCCGCCGCCCAGAAGGCCCTCGACACCAGCGGACTGAAGCTGACGCCGGTCTCCTACGAGCAGGACGTCAAGGCCGCGCTGACGAAGGTCGAGCTGAAGGAGGCCGACGCGGCCGTCGTCTACAAGACCGATGTGCACGCCGCGGGTGACAAGGTGGAGGGCGTGGAGTTCCCCGAGTCCGCCGACGCCGTCAACGACTACCCGATCACCCTGCTCAAGAACGCGCGGAACACCGGCACCGCCAAGGCGTTCATCGCGCTGGTGCGGTCCGCCGAGGGCCAGAAGGTGCTGACCGGGGCGGGGTTCCTCAAGCCGTGA
- a CDS encoding M24 family metallopeptidase translates to MADDEPTRAAQLLDAQAKAARLFAEIEARGLVAPGEGERAVSDRIRDLANELFGTTRHWHKRIVRSGPNTLMPYRENPPDRVIGADDIVFADFGPIFEEYEADFGRTFVLGDDPVKHRLHDDLPKIFAAGRSRFEADPDITGAQLYAEVERLAAESGWALGGWHAGHLVGEFPHEWIDGADVESYITPANDTPLRRTDKAGRRCHWILEIHLIDTEREFGGFHEELLTL, encoded by the coding sequence ATGGCGGATGACGAACCCACGCGCGCGGCACAGTTGTTGGACGCCCAGGCGAAGGCCGCCCGGCTCTTCGCGGAGATCGAGGCGCGCGGGCTGGTGGCGCCGGGCGAGGGGGAGCGGGCGGTCAGCGACCGGATCCGGGACCTGGCGAACGAACTGTTCGGCACCACCCGGCACTGGCACAAACGGATCGTGCGCTCCGGGCCCAACACGCTCATGCCGTATCGGGAGAACCCGCCGGACCGGGTGATCGGCGCGGACGACATCGTCTTTGCGGACTTCGGCCCGATCTTCGAGGAGTACGAGGCGGACTTCGGCCGGACCTTCGTCCTCGGCGACGACCCGGTCAAGCACCGCCTCCACGACGACCTGCCGAAGATCTTCGCCGCGGGCCGGAGCCGCTTCGAGGCCGACCCGGACATCACCGGCGCGCAGCTGTACGCCGAGGTCGAGCGGCTGGCCGCCGAGTCCGGCTGGGCACTGGGCGGGTGGCACGCCGGTCACCTGGTGGGGGAGTTCCCGCACGAGTGGATCGACGGCGCCGACGTGGAGTCGTACATCACCCCCGCCAACGACACCCCCCTGCGCCGCACCGACAAGGCCGGACGCCGTTGCCACTGGATCCTGGAGATCCATCTCATCGACACCGAGAGGGAGTTCGGCGGCTTCCACGAGGAACTGCTCACCCTCTGA
- a CDS encoding helix-turn-helix transcriptional regulator, which yields MQSYTIGQAARLLGVSPDTARRWADAGRVPTHRDEGGRRLIDGKDLAAFSVELAKGDGGEEDISHTSVRNAFPGIVTAVKLGDVAAQVEIQAGPHRLVSLLTREAVEELGLEVGVEAIARVKSTNVHIDRA from the coding sequence ATGCAGTCCTACACGATCGGCCAGGCGGCGCGTCTGCTCGGGGTGAGTCCGGACACCGCGCGGCGCTGGGCGGACGCCGGGCGCGTTCCCACGCACCGGGACGAGGGCGGGCGGCGCCTGATCGACGGGAAGGATCTTGCCGCCTTCTCCGTGGAGCTGGCCAAGGGCGACGGCGGCGAGGAGGACATCTCCCACACCTCCGTCCGCAACGCCTTCCCCGGCATCGTCACCGCCGTGAAGCTCGGGGACGTCGCGGCCCAGGTGGAGATCCAGGCGGGCCCGCATCGCCTGGTGTCACTGCTGACGCGGGAGGCCGTGGAGGAACTGGGCCTCGAGGTCGGCGTGGAGGCCATCGCCCGGGTGAAGTCGACGAACGTGCACATCGACCGCGCCTGA
- a CDS encoding TetR/AcrR family transcriptional regulator, translating into MTTAVKPSPRERLLKAAATLTYRDGVGIGVEALCKAAGVSKRSMYQLFESKDELLAASLTERAAAYVAALLPAADDGRSPRERVLYVFAQVESQSAEPEFRGCPYLAVQIELKDQDHPASQVAHRIKADLTAFFHAEAEQGGASDPGLLARQLSLVFDGASARAGIGADSMAGLIAPTVTALLDAAGMR; encoded by the coding sequence ATGACCACCGCAGTGAAGCCAAGCCCGAGAGAGCGGCTGCTGAAGGCAGCGGCCACGCTCACCTACCGCGACGGTGTCGGCATCGGCGTCGAGGCGCTGTGCAAGGCGGCGGGTGTGTCGAAGCGCTCGATGTACCAGCTGTTCGAGAGCAAGGACGAGCTGCTGGCCGCGAGCCTGACGGAGCGGGCCGCCGCCTACGTGGCGGCCCTCCTGCCCGCGGCGGACGACGGCAGGTCACCCCGCGAGCGAGTCCTGTACGTCTTCGCGCAGGTGGAGTCGCAGTCGGCCGAGCCCGAGTTCCGGGGCTGCCCCTACCTGGCCGTACAGATCGAGCTCAAGGACCAGGACCACCCCGCGAGCCAGGTGGCCCACCGGATCAAGGCCGACCTGACGGCCTTCTTCCACGCCGAGGCCGAGCAGGGCGGCGCGAGCGACCCCGGCCTGCTGGCCCGGCAGCTCAGCCTGGTCTTCGACGGCGCCAGTGCCCGGGCGGGCATCGGGGCGGACAGCATGGCCGGGCTCATCGCGCCCACAGTCACCGCGCTGCTCGATGCGGCAGGCATGCGCTGA
- a CDS encoding UDP-N-acetylglucosamine 1-carboxyvinyltransferase: MADDYLVRIGKLIRDARQHRGWTQSQLAEALGTSQSAVNRIERGNQNISLEMIARIGEALDSEIVSLGYAGPMHLRVVGGRRLSGAIDVKTSKNACVALLCASLLNKGRTVLRRVARIEEVYRLLEVLSSIGVRTRWINGGVDLELVPPAELDMDAIDAEAAVRTRSIIMFLGPLLHRMDGFKLPYAGGCDLGTRTIEPHMIALRRFGLDVAATEGQYHARVDRAVRPDRPIVLTERGDTVTENALLAAARHDGVTVIRNASSNYMVQDLCFFLEALGVRVEGIGTTTLTVHGVPNIDVDVDYSPSEDPVEAMSLLAAAVVTESELTVRRVPIEFLEIELAVLEEMGLDHDRTPEYFADNGRTRLVDLTVRPSKLEAPIDKIHPMPFPGLNIDNVPFFAAIAAVAQGQTLIHDWVYDNRAIYLTDLNRLGGRLQLLDPHRVLVEGPTRWRAAEMMCPPALRPAVVVLLAMMAADGTSVLRNVYVINRGYEDLAERLNSIGAQIEIFRDI; encoded by the coding sequence ATGGCAGACGACTACCTCGTACGTATCGGCAAGCTCATCCGTGACGCCCGACAGCACCGTGGCTGGACACAGTCGCAGCTCGCCGAGGCGCTCGGCACCAGCCAGAGCGCCGTCAATCGCATCGAGCGCGGCAACCAGAACATCAGCCTTGAGATGATCGCCCGTATCGGCGAGGCACTGGACAGCGAGATCGTCTCTCTGGGCTACGCGGGCCCGATGCATCTGCGGGTGGTCGGAGGCCGTCGGCTGTCCGGCGCCATCGACGTCAAGACGAGCAAGAACGCGTGCGTGGCCCTGCTCTGCGCCTCGCTCCTCAACAAGGGGCGGACGGTGCTGCGCAGGGTCGCCCGCATCGAGGAGGTCTACCGCCTGCTGGAGGTGCTGAGCTCCATCGGGGTGCGCACCCGGTGGATCAACGGCGGTGTCGACCTGGAGCTGGTGCCGCCGGCCGAGCTGGACATGGACGCCATCGATGCCGAGGCGGCCGTCCGCACGCGCTCGATCATCATGTTCCTCGGCCCGCTGCTGCACCGCATGGACGGCTTCAAACTGCCGTACGCCGGCGGCTGCGATCTCGGCACCCGGACCATCGAGCCGCACATGATCGCGCTGCGCCGGTTCGGCCTGGACGTCGCGGCGACCGAGGGTCAGTACCACGCCCGGGTCGACCGCGCGGTCCGCCCCGACCGTCCGATCGTGCTGACCGAGCGCGGCGACACCGTGACGGAGAACGCGCTGCTCGCGGCCGCCCGCCACGACGGCGTCACCGTCATCCGCAACGCCTCCTCCAACTACATGGTCCAGGACCTGTGCTTCTTCCTGGAGGCGCTCGGGGTCCGGGTCGAGGGCATCGGCACCACCACCCTCACCGTGCACGGCGTGCCGAACATCGACGTGGACGTCGACTACTCCCCCTCGGAGGACCCGGTCGAGGCGATGAGCCTGCTGGCCGCGGCCGTGGTGACCGAGTCGGAACTCACGGTGCGCCGGGTGCCGATCGAGTTCCTGGAGATCGAGCTCGCGGTCCTGGAGGAGATGGGGCTCGACCACGACCGCACGCCGGAGTACTTCGCCGACAACGGCCGCACCCGCCTGGTCGACCTCACGGTCCGCCCCTCCAAGCTGGAGGCGCCGATCGACAAGATCCACCCGATGCCGTTCCCCGGCCTCAACATCGACAACGTCCCGTTCTTCGCGGCGATCGCGGCGGTCGCACAGGGCCAGACCCTCATCCACGACTGGGTCTACGACAACCGCGCGATCTATCTGACGGATCTGAACCGCCTCGGCGGACGCCTCCAACTCCTCGACCCGCACCGGGTGCTGGTGGAGGGCCCGACCCGCTGGCGCGCCGCCGAGATGATGTGCCCGCCCGCCCTGCGCCCCGCGGTGGTCGTCCTCCTGGCGATGATGGCGGCCGACGGCACGTCGGTCCTGCGCAACGTCTATGTCATCAACCGGGGTTACGAGGACCTGGCCGAGCGGCTCAACTCGATCGGGGCGCAGATCGAGATCTTCCGGGACATCTGA
- a CDS encoding DUF4236 domain-containing protein — protein MALTFRKSFRILPGVRLNINRHSWSITTGGGSHGPKHTHSSTGRRTTSMDLPGPFGWRRTRTAKRH, from the coding sequence ATGGCGCTCACTTTCCGCAAGAGTTTCCGGATCCTTCCCGGAGTGCGGCTGAACATCAACCGGCACTCCTGGTCCATCACGACCGGTGGCGGAAGCCACGGACCGAAGCACACCCACAGCAGCACGGGACGTCGTACGACATCGATGGATTTGCCCGGACCTTTCGGATGGCGTCGGACCCGTACCGCCAAGCGTCACTGA